DNA sequence from the Puntigrus tetrazona isolate hp1 chromosome 2, ASM1883169v1, whole genome shotgun sequence genome:
AGCAAGGATGTCAACTAGCGGAATCGGGCAGCACCTTTCTGGATTTAAACTCCAATGGAGATGTCATTGTTCATGCCATGTCTGAGATGGACCTGAATGATAGTGTTGAGATTCAAAACTCAGATCTTAACCATTCGCTTACCTCATGTGACACCGCTGAGCTCCTGCGTACCCCTTCCCCCTTTGTTGTGGAGTCTGACCCTGAAGCAGAAGCTGAAATCTGCCCAGAGCAGGAGACAACACAAAAACCTGACCCATCAGCACAAGAGCGAGAACGACAAACAAGCCCTCAGCAGAAAGCTCAAGAGCAACTGCCGGAAAATCGTGTAATCAAACTTCGGGAACAGTGGAATTCCTTTTCGGAACATGTTGTCGGCCGTGTTCTGGATCTCCGTAAAGCTGGAATTCTGTTGCCAGGCGACACTCCGGCCACCTCCACTCCTAAGAAGGTGAAGGTGAACTCCTCCATTCCGGAGGGAAAGGTTCATGTGACCTGCTACAACAGAGAAGGAACACCAATCGGTATGACAACTGAGGCCCTGTAGTTCACCTGTTACAGTTATACTAGGGTCCAATAATAACCATATTGTAAACACATATTGATTACCAGATTAATGACTGTAATTACATATACACTGCAAATCAAATGTTTGAGATTAATGGAGTCtccttatgctcatcaaggctgtatttgattgatcaaaaatacagaaaaatctgttgttttttttgtttcatagaACAAAGTATTGCAACAGCACGACTAAGATTAAGAGACCGAATGTAAATTCTGGGAGATGTATTTCTTAAAAGTAATCCACCAGTGAgacaataaaatcatttaaactcTAAATCAACATCTTttatatccatttatttatttgacaagtAGCCATGTAATAAGCTTGATAGTAGCCATTATCACAGAATAAACCCCTGTGATCCGAAACCCCTGTCCGGGTTTATGTTGTGGTAATCACTGTACGTTATCTCTTACtgtactttatttttccatttcaaactGTGTACTCTTTCTGTACGCTAGATCTCAAAAGCATAATCCATCTCTTCAGCTGTACATTTATGATGTTTCAGTGCAGGAAGACAACTGATAAAGTGGTAATTTTGagcgtctctttctctctctgtgtgtagaGGTGCAGTGTGATGTGCGCTGGGTGTCCCTGTCCAGCGGCAGCTCTCTGGTCTGTCTTTGGCTGAGTGGGAGTCATCTCCTGCTCCACCACCAGGAGGCGCCACAGAGCACAATGTCTCCCACAGTGAGGACAGGAGCCCCAGAACAGGAGACTTTTGCCTGCAGTCTCGCTGAGGTCATCTGTCCGAATGCTTTAAAACTGATCTCTTTAAAGGGAGAGTCCACCCAACATTTCTTTCCTCTGTGGaatacaaaagaagatattttaaggaATCAAACCAAACTGGCCCAAAAATAAAGCATGgacaaaatgcaaagaaaataaataggaaCTGAAATTGTTATGGTTAAcaaagttgtttaaaaaatcTTCTAGTGAGCTCCTCAGAAGAATGTAAATCATACATGTAACTTTAATGTCTGCATGTAAGGTAAAGCAGCAACCTTTCTTTCTCAATTTAGGCCATTCGTTCAGACGCCTTGCGCTCTTCTGTGGACTTGGAGCAGTCTGGAGCATGTGAGGGTTACTTTGAAGAAGACTATCGCCCGCTGCGCTCCATCGGAAAGGGAGCTTTCGGATTTGTCTGGCTCGCTGCTAGAAGGATAGATGAACAGGAAGTCAGTGACACTCTGTTCTGCACTCACTGCTGTTCATACACTCGTATTCATCCGGTTGCCAGATAATAACTTGATAACGGTGCCATCAGTTGTTCAAACTTTGGCCAGGGTTCTTAAAAGAGAATGTTTACACACTGAGTCAGTATCATTGATGTGGGGTGTATCCAGTCTTTTATGGACAATTATATGAGCTGCTGGAGAGATGTTGAATTTATTATCTCTCACTTCAATTTCAGGTGGTTGTGAAGTTTATTAGGAAAAGCGCAGTGGTGAGTGAATGCTGGGTGGATGATCCTGATCTCGGCCAGGTCAGTCAAGAACTGGCCATACTGGTTCGTCTGCAACACTCCAATATTGTGAAGGTACAAAAGAACTGCTTGAATTCTtattaataactttataatCATTACATTAGGTTTCCTAGAGGCAAATGTTATCATTGAATGTCCATTTTTAATCTGTTCACATAATTTAAAACCTTGtactatatttttactgtactattTCTCATgttaaaatacactaaaatgcatatgtttggagtcaaaagcatttgttgttgaaaaatgtattcagcattaaattgaaaacaaggatatttgatttaaatgctgCTCCTTTTGAATTAGCATAACATAATGATTTCTGGataatcatttaatcatttaaaacagtaaatggccgtttttaaattgtagtactTTCCGAATATAACCGTTTTGTTGATCAAACAGCTTAATCAAAGCAGCCAtggtaatgtaaaaaaactgaGCCCAAAcgtttgtataatatatttatagttataatGTAGCATTGTCAAAATGGTAGTAGCAGCAGTAGTATGTTCACTATTTGTGTTTGAGCGCATTACTTTTTGTGCTTTAGGTTTTGGAGGTGTTTGAGAATGAGCGATTCTTCCAAATGGTCATGGAGAAACATGGGGATGGGCTTGACCTGTTTGAGTTCATCGACATGCAGCCGAGACTGGATGAGCCTCTAGCGAGCTACATCTTCAGACAGGTGAAAAGCAGACCGTGAAAACGGTTGAGATGTTGTAACTGGATCACTTTTTTCCTGATGTATATCTGTGTATTTTTTCTGTACTCAGTTGGTAGCTGCAGTGAGTTACCTGCGTGACAAAAGAGTGCTTCACAGGGACATAAAGGATGAAAACATAATCATAAACTCTAAATTCCATATCCGGCTGATTGACTTTGGCTCTGCTGCACTGCTGGAACCTGGAAAGCTCTTCTACACCTTCTGTGGCACTCTGGAGTACTGCTCCCCTGAGGTGCTTCAGGGAAACCCGTACGTATTGAAACATTACACAGCCCGTCTTAGTGCCATCTGTGCATGTGAGTTCAATAAGGACAGAATAGAGAAGGTCTGGGAAGGGTAACGTAAAGATTATATATTCATGTCTGTAAAATAAGCAACACATTAACTATGGTATGATCTTCATGAAGCACATACATGTGTAATGTTCATCAGATAAggagtttctttgttttgcctcAATAAAAATTTTGTGAGTAAGTTGACTTAGCATTGAAAGAGATCCAGCTTTCCAGATGGGGGTAGAAAGTAcattccaccagccaggaactgTATAATGAGAATGCTTTGGAGAGTGATTTTGAGTCTCTCTGTAACCCCTTTCTTGCCGCATAGTTCTGTCATAGCTGTAGCTGATGTTCTCTAATCCATGCCGAGATGTCTGAAAGGCAGGTTGAAAAGAGAGGTACAGCTATGTGTCATCAGCacagcagtggtaggagaaacAATGTGCCTGTATGATGGGACCCAGGAATGTAGTGTatgtggagaagaggaggggtccaAGATCTGAACGTAGTGGGGAAATGGACTTGAATACCCAGTTCAACTGGGAAACATGCagcatcacaattaaaaaaggttgtgaaatgaaatgttgacTTTAAGCCTTTGTAGGTGAATGTAAGGTTATACTTATACAGGTTAAATAtaagaattgtatttatttatttagtgtattttatatttttgatgtatGTAGTTACGAGGGTCCAGAGCTGGAGATGTGGTCTCTAGGAGTGCTTTTATACACCCTACTCTTCAGTGAAAACCCCTTTTGCAGTGTGGAGGAAACCCTGCAGGCCCGGCTCAACCCTCCGTGCCAGATATCCACAGGTTTGCAgctctgcttcaccacagccATGAAGACTGACTGGAGACGCATGACTAATTCGGCTGTGTTTTCCCTCCATCTATATATTTCAATCAAGATTCGTTAACTTGAGATACAAAATgaagatctaaaaaaaaaaaaaaacccacaaacaaaaaaaacttcaagAGTTTATGCAATCTGTCGATGAGACATTAAAAacttgtttacttttaaattacatttttgagcCAACTGTATCTATTCGTTTTCATATTAACTGTTTTTTGAACAATTGCTCAAAAAATAAGACCTAGgacatactttttaaaaatactgtttatttcGGTTTAACCTGttattttgttcttcttttaGAGTTGTATGCACTGCTTTCTGGTCTTTTGCACCCAGTTGTTGATCAGAGAATGACTCTAGAGGAGCTCTTGGAGTCGCAGTGGACTCAGCAACCCATAAATCTAGCAGAGTACTCATGGGGAGAGGTCTTTCCCTCCAGCAATGGTaagagcattcatttttaagttatttcatccactaaaatttttaatattcagctcaaatacattttcaaataatcaaataatgtaGAGCTTCTTGCATCATACACTTTATCTCAGAATTCACAGAACATGTGGATCCCAGCTCATGTGCGCACAAGCCAGACATCCTCTACCTGGACCCTGAAAACAGCTTGAGCACCTTAGAGGACACTCCTTtagaagatgaagatgaagaggaggatgaggagcaGAGGAGAACAATGGCTGCGCTGCAGTCTGAGCTGCTGAAATATCTCACCGATGAGTGAGGAACGGTTGTGAAAGAAGCGCTAATGCGTTCTGCTCAACTAATTATGACATTAAATCTAATGTCACCATGAGCACTAATGCGCACAATCTCTGCAGAACTCTCCGTCCACCTGCCGCTCTTCTCCTTGATGATACCAGTCCGACCAAAGAGCAAAAGGAAAGTGTGACTGGGAAATGAAGCCATCTGTGTTGCTAAGAAACGGCTTTATCTTTGTGTCTGGTGAAGGAATAGGAGTGTATTTATCAATGTGTTTTTTCCTTACCTTTCATggagtttttaaaacattgtattCTTTGATGTGGAATGTGCTGTTTGTTGTAATACTATGGTGTTGAGTGCCAGGATTGTCCTGTTAAAACATGTGGCACATGCACTAGACCAGTATGAAGGTCACCCaggctttaaaatgttatttatcctttaaagctttaaaagaattttagcttgctttttttttttttttttttttttttacctttttgaggaatgaatattttaattatttttaacatttatttatcctaagaataaattattagcatgatttcttttggtaattttggttttatttcaatttatgcaTAGGCTTTGTAAAGCCTCTATCAAATGTTAATGTCAATTAAAttcttcaataaaatatttgcaggTTATAATCACTCGTTTCGTCTTCCGGTCAAATACCCCGGAACTTTTGAGCGCTGATCGTTGTTTCAGTGCGGGTGTATTTTGACGCGGCACAGCTATGGGCACACATGTATGCAGAAAACAGGTGAGAGCTAAacgataaaatattaaactatagAATTAGACACTGGACTAAATATTCATCCACTGCTACGTCGCTACcgtaaaaaaagtatttgtaagAAGCGGTTTCTTTCGTTTGCTGCTGGGAATTGGTAAGATTCATGATGAATCGCatgataaaatcaaaataaaaaaataccttaTTGTAGTAGGATGTGTGGCTGTTaggaaatatgatttttaacgTTTAAATCTACGTTTGTTgaaacaatttaacaaaaaagcaCAGCTGCCTCGATGCGTGGAAGTGCAAGGTCATTGTTAGTTATTCATACTAAATGTATAACAGTTAtctaattatacattattttttactgaatacataaaacaacatCTAAAAGGTTATTAAAATAAGTGTATAGCTCCTAAACATAGCTACAGCATCAGAAAATCTGCATACACAGGTTGGAGACTGGGACTTCATTtgtgtaaaattacagttataAAACCTCTTCTGTCATCCGAGCTGAGAATccaatttcattatatatttttgtactagATACTGTGTGCATATTTGGCATTCAGCGTGAATAGAAGCAATCAATGCAACAAAAGAGCTACTTGTCACAATTGCACACgatttttagaataataaatacatagaaaaatatatagaatagaGCTTGTAGGAAACAGCCcaattggttttttttttggggggttgtCAAGAACCCATTGtgcactatgtgtgtgtgtttgtatgtattatatgtgtgtttatacagtagtcaacatttgaagtgcaTCCAAAGTTTCCAAAGattgttgactactgtatatatgtgtatgtgtgtgtcctaCAGACTTGTATGGCTGCTGTCTCTTCTTTATTTGTCACTGCTGCAGCTGACTAGATACACAAGTAATAGGAGTGTTTGTGGGCTGCTGTGAAAACTACGGtatatgcaaataattatatgcaaataatttcaaaacatttatgtaaGCAACCTTTGCGACTATGTGTCAGCTGCCATTAGTCAGTTAAGCTTATGTAATTTGGAGTAACGTTTTGACTTTTTGCATACGTACTTTACATAGTACAAACAGCAGAAGGTACTTTTTACATTCACTAAAAACTCAAAATTCTCTAGTCAAATGGCTGAGAAAAGTTCCATATGCATTTAGTGTGTCCAAATATTTTAGGGCCATTATGTGTTGAACTGGACAGCATGCTTTCCCCCTCTGTATCTCAGATGTTGCGATGGATGTGGAGATGGAGTGTTTGTCCTGTGCCGGTGAGCAGAGGTCACGTGTCGTTCTGCTCCACGCAACAAGAACCTCATCAAGAGAATCCATCTCACAGTGAGGTCACCCACAGACCTGGGAATCAGCTCACCCTGTGCTCTTTGGGCAACATGGGCTTCTCAGAAACTCAAGCCAAGGAGATGCATGAAGGTGCTGCAAAGAGCCGAGGGAAACATGTACCATCTGTTCTGACAGCACTGTTACTCCTGGGCCTAAATCCCTCTAGTATCCTGAAAATAATGCAGAAGTGTCCAGAAGTATATTCACTTAAAGGTGCAGACTTACAGCAGCGCATCAATCATCTGAGGAAGATGGGACTGATAGAAGGTGATGCATCTTGTCTCTTACTGTTCCAAAGGCTTGGGgtctaaaggttttttttggacattaatacatatatttggctattgttttacttcaaataaatactgctaTTCTTCAAGCAAtactgaaaaaaggaaaattaaccAGCAgcacaatttttcttttttttttttttacaataaatactaattgcatgcaatataaaatataattttgtactgtatagacatttttgttaaataattataggttatatacatataaatatacacatcacATGCATATCATATAAACTCATGTTTGGTTGCTGTATTCACagttatattcatatttttgttgttcatttccCCCCctcactgaaatgtatttatggaCCCCTCTAGTGGTGTCCATAGACCCCAGTTTGAAAGCCACTGATGAAGGGTTGTCTGAAATATGTCCACAGGTAGTCTGCAGAGGATGATCTGTCACTACCCGAAGGTCATGCTCCTGCCAATCAAGAGGGTAAATATGGTGTCCCAGCTGCTCAGAGAAAAATGTCTCTTCACCTTCCATCAGGTCACAGACATCCTCAGAGACTCGCCTGAGGTTCTGGAGGAGGACTTGTTTCAGCTGGAATACAaatttcaggtgtttttttaatttaaagttttccTGGGTCCAAAATTTTGGGGCAGTGTTATCCTGATGACATTTGGCCATTTTGTATCACTGAAGTGGCAGTTGGTAGTTTCAAACTGACGCGCAGCTTGTTTTCCCCCCGCAGTATGCATACTTCCGTATGGGTGTGCGGCAGGCAGAGATGATAAAGGCAAAGCTGTTCAGGTTGCCTCTGTCCGAACTGCGCTGTCGTCACTGTTTTCTGGAGCGGAGGGGACTGTACCAGACTCCAGACAAGAAGGGCCAAACGCTTATCCTCAACCCGCTCCTCAAAGACGTCCTCTGCGTCTCTGACGAAACCTACCTGACGCAGGTCGCCATGGCAACTGCAGAGGAGTTCCATGTTTTTCGCAAGCTGTTGGCAAGAGAGCAAGAGGAAGAAGGGAGGAGAGGACGAATACAGCAGTGATGAGGAGGATAACGATGTtgatgaagatgacgatgatgatggaCTGCACAGGAGAAAGTGTCACTGGAAAACTGGTTACAAGAAGGATAGGAAATGAGGATTCTTGTAtgatgtattaatataataaaataaaaactatttcctTTAGCAAAAATTCCATAATGATTTTTTGGGGCAATACATCATAGTcatgttttgcataaaaaacTTACATATGCAAAGCTCTACTGTTTACAGGCTGTTGGACGTGccaacatttttgtatattatttgtttgtttaatccTCCATCCCATTTATTGCTTTATAAGCTTTTACCTCCGGATATGA
Encoded proteins:
- the mterf4 gene encoding LOW QUALITY PROTEIN: transcription termination factor 4, mitochondrial (The sequence of the model RefSeq protein was modified relative to this genomic sequence to represent the inferred CDS: inserted 2 bases in 1 codon) codes for the protein MGTHVCRKQMLRWMWRWSVCPVPVSRGHVSFCSTQQEPHQENPSHSEVTHRPGNQLTLCSLGNMGFSETQAKEMHEGAAKSRGKHVPSVLTALLLLGLNPSSILKIMQKCPEVYSLKGADLQQRINHLRKMGLIEGSLQRMICHYPKVMLLPIKRVNMVSQLLREKCLFTFHQVTDILRDSPEVLEEDLFQLEYKFQYAYFRMGVRQAEMIKAKLFRLPLSELRCRHCFLERRGLYQTPDKKGQTLILNPLLKDVLCVSDETYLTQVAMATAEEFHVFRKLLAREQEEXKGGEDEYSSDEEDNDVDEDDDDDGLHRRKCHWKTGYKKDRK